A stretch of Episyrphus balteatus chromosome 2, idEpiBalt1.1, whole genome shotgun sequence DNA encodes these proteins:
- the LOC129912081 gene encoding larval cuticle protein A2B-like: MVQKLIILAALVAVSSAVVIGPPAYSPYGPVLPRLAAPLGLPAYPAIAKVAAPVIAKVAAPEPYDPNPQYSYSYDVHDPTTGDVKNQQESRSGDTVQGSYSLIEPDGTRRLVEYTADPVNGFNAVVHREPLAVKAVAPVAKILAPAPLLAPAPLLAHGPLIPKIASPYGLPLAAAHAPLGYPGLIHG, from the exons ATGGTACAAAAG TTGATTATCTTGGCCGCCCTTGTGGCAGTGAGCTCAGCCGTCGTCATTGGACCACCAGCTTATTCACCCTATGGACCAGTTCTTCCCAGATTAGCTGCTCCATTAGGCTTACCAGCTTATCCCGCTATCGCTAAAGTTGCCGCTCCAGTAATTGCAAAGGTTGCCGCTCCAGAACCATACGATCCAAACCCACAATACAGTTACAGCTATGATGTCCAT GATCCCACAACTGGAGATGTTAAGAATCAACAAGAAAGTCGAAGTGGAGATACCGTTCAAGGATCATACTCTTTGATTGAACCTGATGGCACAAGGCGTTTAGTCGAATACACTGCCGATCCAGTCAACGGATTCAATGCCGTCGTTCATCGTGAACCACTTGCTGTTAAAGCTGTAGCACCAGTTGCAAAAATTTTAGCACCAGCACCACTTTTGGCACCAGCACCACTTCTAGCTCATGGACCATTGATCCCTAAGATTGCTTCACCTTATGGTTTGCCATTGGCTGCTGCCCATGCACCACTTGGTTATCCAGGATTGATTCAtggttga